The following proteins come from a genomic window of Chanos chanos chromosome 15, fChaCha1.1, whole genome shotgun sequence:
- the LOC115828928 gene encoding protocadherin gamma-A11-like has product MALTLSAHLSMGQIRYSIPEEMTVGSFVGNIGTDLGLEPKRLVSGKARVFTAGGSEYVGLDTDKGHLIVKERIDREQLCGKVSACSIAFNVILENPMELHRVNVDILDINDNSPVFPRVEMQLEISEAAPPGARFSLESAIDPDVGMNTLQKYTLHPTDHFNLNIRSRADGSKNIEMVLQTALDREKTTNHYLTLTAVDGGKPQRSGTIKIHILVLDANDNSPVFDQSSYKASVIENAGKGTLVTTVSASDADESSQKIQYYFEHPSATVNDLFAIDSESGEVRVSGEIDYEKHIEFKIKVTAKDHGGLTDSSEILIDVIDVNDNTPKITIMSFSSALPEDAGLGTVVAMINVQDLDSGNNGRVTCSIDRNLPFKIESSLTNEYNLVTDSTLDREQTKEYNITITAVDGGSPSLSSKETLTLKISDVNDHAPQFKQQTYNAYVLENNSPSFSIISVKAVDSDWGPNARVSYFIVDGYLNGDPLTSYVSINSDSGVIYAVKSFDFEQLKLFKIQVKAQDGGSPPLSSNTTLNIFIQDQNDNAPQILYPVQTSSSVVAEMVPRSADVGYLVTKVVAVDVDSGQNAWLSYKLQKATDRALFEVGAQNGEIRTVRQVTDKDAVKHRLTVVVEDNGQPSRSATVIVNVAVADSFPEVISEFTNFNHDTTYSDNLTFYLILALAVVSVLFIFSLIAIISVKIYRWRQNRLFYKSAPNLPVIPYYPPVYADGTLQRVYNYEMCGTTDSRMSDIKFVRPYSQNTLVNMSRAGTVQREKKEQEEDADLSLEVRNSFFVLTHLCFFSIHCSHCFQF; this is encoded by the coding sequence ATGGCGTTGACACTGTCGGCTCATCTGTCGATGGGGCAGATCCGCTACTCTATTCCCGAGGAAATGACTGTAGGATCTTTTGTTGGAAATATTGGCACCGACCTTGGGCTTGAGCCCAAAAGGCTGGTTTCGGGAAAAGCACGAGTTTTCACTGCTGGCGGCAGTGAGTATGTTGGACTGGACACAGATAAAGGGCATTTGATcgtgaaagaaagaatagacCGTGAGCAATTATGTGGGAAGGTCTCTGCTTGTAGTATCGCCTTTAATGTGATATTAGAAAATCCTATGGAGCTTCATCGTGTTAATGTGGATATACTGGACATCAACGACAACAGCCCCGTTTTTCCAAGGGTCGAAATGCAACTTGAAATTAGCGAGGCAGCCCCTCCTGGAGCACGCTTTTCTTTAGAGAGTGCGATTGATCCAGATGTTGGTATGAATACCTTacagaaatatacattacaTCCAACTGACCATTTTAATCTAAACATTCGAAGCAGAGCAGATGGCAGTAAAAATATAGAAATGGTTCTTCAAACCGCTCTAGACCGGGAAAAGACAACGAACCATTACCTAACGCTCACTGCTGTCGACGGTGGAAAACCTCAAAGATCAGGAACTATAAAAATCCACATTCTGGTTCTTGATGCTAACGATAATTCCCCTGTATTCGACCAGTCGTCTTACAAGGCATCTGTTATCGAAAATGCGGGAAAAGGTACTCTTGTCACAACAGTTAGCGCGTCGGATGCGGATGAGTCAAGTCAAAAAATTCAGTACTATTTTGAACACCCAAGTGCTACTGTGAACGATTTATTTGCTATCGATTCCGAATCGGGTGAGGTTCGGGTCTCAGGGGAAATAGATTATGAAAAACATATAGAATTTAAGATTAAAGTAACTGCAAAAGATCACGGAGGTTTAACCGATTCAAGTGAAATTTTGATTGATGTAATCGATGTGAATGACAACACTCCAAAAATAACTATTATGTCTTTTTCTAGTGCTCTACCTGAGGACGCAGGTCTTGGCACAGTTGTTGCCATGATCAATGTCCAAGATCTGGACTCTGGCAACAATGGCAGGGTCACATGTTCTATAGATCGAAACCTTCCGTTCAAAATTGAATCGTCGTTAACGAATGAGTACAATCTTGTGACGGATTCAACACTGGACAGAGAACAGACGAAAGAATATAATATAACCATAACTGCAGTTGATGGAGGCAGCCCATCCCTTTCAAGTAAAGAGACTCTAACCTTAAAAATATCAGATGTCAATGACCATGCACCTCAGTTCAAACAGCAAACTTATAATGCATATGTCCTTGAGAACAATTCTCCATCCTTCTCTATCATTTCTGTCAAAGCTGTGGATTCTGACTGGGGACCAAATGCTAGAGTATCTTATTTCATTGTAGATGGATATTTAAATGGAGACCCTCTGACATCATATGTCTCTATCAattcagacagtggagtcatttatgctgtgaaatcatttgattttgaacaattaaaattattcaaaatacaagtgaaagCTCAAGACGGGGGCTCACCCCCACTTAGCAGCAATacaacactgaatattttcatcCAAGACCAGAACGACAATGCACCTCAGATTCTGTACCCTGTGCAGACAAGCAGCTCAGTGGTAGCTGAAATGGTGCCTCGTTCAGCAGATGTTGGCTACCTTGTCACTAAAGTTGtggctgttgatgtggactctggacagaatgcctggctctcctataaactacagaaagccacagacagggctctgtttgaagttggagcacagaatggagaaatcagaacagtgcgtcaggtcactgataaagatgctgtaaaacacagactcactgttgtgGTGGAAGATAATGGACAACCCTCTCGTTCAGCTACAGTCATTGTCAATGTTGCCGTGGCCGACAGTTTCCCTGAGGTCATCTCAGAGTTCACCAACTTTAACCATGACACAACATACAGTGAcaatctgactttttatttaattttggctctggctgtggtttcagtactcttcattttctcactaattgccatcatttcagtcaaaatctaTAGATGGAGGCAGAACAGGTTATTTTATAAATCTGCACCAAATCTACCAGTGATTCCATATTACCCGCCAGTCTATGCCGATGGTACTTTACAGCGCGTGTATAATTATGAGATGTGTGGAACAACTGATTCCAGGATGAGTGACATCAAGTTTGTCAGGCCTTACAGTCAGAATACACTGGTGAATATGAGTCGTGCAggaactgtacagagagaaaagaaagaacaggaggaggatGCAGATCTGTCCCTCGAGGTGAGAAATTCTTTCTTTGTCCTGACTCATTTGTGCTTTTTCTCCATTCACTGCAGTCACTGTTTTCAATTCTAa
- the LOC115828930 gene encoding protocadherin gamma-A11-like, whose product MAFTLSAHLSMGQIRYTIPEEMTVGSFVGNIGTDLGLEPKRLVSGKARVFTTGSSEYVGLDREKGHLIVKERIDREQLCGKVSACSIAFNVILENPMELFRVNVDILDINDNSPVFPRGEIEVEISELAIPGARFSLESAIDPDVGINTLQTYTLHPTDHFNLNIQSRADGSKNVEMVLQTALDREKKTNHYLTLTAVDGGKPQRSGTVKIHILVLDVNDNAPVFGQSSYKASVIENAVKGTLVTTVSASDADESSHDIQYYFEHPSTTVQALFDIDSKSGQVRVTGVIDYEKHIEFKIKVTAKDHGGLTDSSEILIDVIDVNDNTPKITIMSFSSVLPEDAGLGTVVAMINVQDLDSGNNARVTCSIDRDLPFKIESSLTNDYNLVTDSTLDREQTQEYNITITAVDRGSPSLSSKEILTLKISDVNDHAPQFEKQTYNAFVPENNSPSFSIISVKAEDADWGPNARVSYFIADGDLNGDPLTSYISINSDSGVIYAVKSFDFEQLKSFKVQVKAQDGGSPPISSNTTLNIFIQDQNDNAPQILYPVQTSSSVVAEMVPRSADVGYLVTKVVAVDVDSGQNAWLSYKLQKATDRALFEVGAQNGEIRTVRQVTDKDAVKHRLTVVVEDNGQPSRSATVIVNVAVADSFPEVISEFTNFNHDTTYSDNLTFYLILALAVVSVLFIFSLIAIISVKIYRWRQNRLFYKSAPNLPVIPYYPPVYADGTLQRVYNYEMCGTTDSRMSDIKFVRPYSQNTLVNMSRAGTVQREKREQEEDADLSLEVRLFFTVLTDLTFTCTHCCHCV is encoded by the coding sequence ATGGCGTTTACACTGTCGGCTCATCTGTCGATGGGGCAGATCCGCTATACGATTCCTGAGGAAATGACAGTAGGATCTTTTGTTGGAAACATTGGTACGGACCTTGGTCTTGAGCCCAAAAGACTGGTTTCGGGAAAAGCACGAGTTTTCACTACTGGCAGCAGTGAGTATGTTGGACTTGACAGGGAGAAAGGGCATTTAATcgtgaaagaaagaatagacCGTGAACAGTTATGTGGGAAGGTCTCTGCTTGTAGCATTGCCTTTAATGTGATATTAGAAAACCCGATGGAGCTTTTTCGCGTTAATGTGGATATACTGGACATCAACGACAACAGCCCCGTATTTCCAAGGGGTGAAATAGAAGTAGAAATCAGTGAGTTAGCCATTCCGGGAGCGCGATTTTCTCTTGAGAGTGCGATAGATCCAGATGTTGGTATAAATACCTTACAGACATATACGCTGCATCCAACGGATCATTTTAATCTAAACATTCAAAGCAGAGCAGATGGCAGTAAAAACGTAGAGATGGTTCTTCAAACAGCACTAGATCGAGAAAAGAAAACGAACCATTACTTAACGCTTACCGCTGTTGACGGTGGAAAACCTCAAAGATCAGGAACTGTAAAAATCCACATTTTAGTACTTGATGTAAACGATAATGCCCCTGTATTCGGCCAGTCCTCTTACAAGGCATCTGTAATCGAAAATGCAGTAAAAGGTACTCTTGTCACAACCGTTAGTGCGTCGGATGCGGATGAGTCAAGTCATGATATTCAGTATTATTTTGAGCATCCAAGTACAACAGTGCAGGCTTTATTTGACATCGATTCCAAATCGGGTCAGGTTCGGGTCACAGGAGTTATAGATTATGAAAAACATATAGAATTTAAGATTAAAGTAACTGCAAAAGATCACGGAGGTTTAACCGATTCAAGTGAAATTTTGATTGATGTAATCGATGTGAATGACAACACTCCAAAAATAACTATTATGTCGTTTTCTAGTGTTCTACCTGAGGACGCAGGTCTTGGCACAGTTGTTGCCATGATTAATGTCCAAGATCTTGACTCTGGCAACAATGCTAGGGTGACATGTTCTATAGATCGAGACCTTCCGTTCAAAATTGAATCGTCGTTAACGAATGACTACAATCTCGTGACAGATTCAACActggacagagaacagacacaagaATATAATATAACAATAACTGCAGTTGATAGAGGCAGCCCATCCCTTTCAAGTAAAGAGATACTAACTTTAAAAATTTCAGACGTGAATGACCATGCACCACAGTTTGAAAAGCAAACTTATAATGCATTTGTTCCAGAGAACAATTCCCCATCCTTCTCTATCATTTCTGTTAAAGCTGAGGATGCTGACTGGGGACCAAACGCTAGAGTGTCTTATTTCATTGCAGATGGAGATTTAAATGGAGACCCTCTGACATCATATATATCAATAAATTCAGATAGTGGAGTCATTTATGCTGTTaaatcatttgattttgaacaaTTAAAATCATTCAAAGTACAAGTGAAAGCTCAGGATGGTGGCTCACCCCCTATAAGCAGCAATACAACATTGAATATTTTCATCCAAGACCAGAATGACAATGCACCTCAGATTCTATACCCTGTGCAGACAAGCAGCTCAGTGGTAGCTGAAATGGTGCCTCGTTCAGCAGATGTTGGCTACCTTGTCACTAAAGTTGtggctgttgatgtggactctggacagaatgcctggctctcctataaactacagaaagccacagacagggctctgtttgaagttggagcacagaatggagaaatcagaacagtgcgtcaggtcactgataaagatgctgtgaaacacagactcactgttgtgGTGGAAGATAATGGACAACCCTCTCGTTCAGCTACAGTCATTGTCAATGTTGCCGTGGCCGACAGTTTCCCTGAGGTCATCTCAGAGTTCACCAACTTTAACCATGACACAACATACAGTGAcaatctgactttttatttgattttggctctggctgtggtttcagtactcttcattttctcactaattgccatcatttcagtcaaaatctaTAGATGGAGGCAGAACAGGTTATTTTATAAATCTGCACCAAATCTACCAGTGATTCCATATTACCCACCAGTCTACGCCGATGGTACTTTACAGCGCGTGTATAATTATGAGATGTGTGGAACAACTGATTCCAGGATGAGTGACATCAAGTTTGTCAGGCcttacagtcagaacacactggTGAATATGAGTCGTGCAggaactgtacagagagaaaagcgagaacaggaggaggatgCTGATCTTTCCTTAGAGGTGagactttttttcactgtcctcactgATTTAACCTTCACTTGCACTCactgctgtcactgtgtttaa
- the LOC115828929 gene encoding protocadherin gamma-A11-like, producing the protein MALTVSAQLAVGQIRYSIPEEMTVGSFVGNIGTDLGLEPKRLVSGKGRVFTTGGSEYVGLERDKGHLIVKERIDREQLCGELSVCSISFNMILENPVELFRVHVDILDINDNSPVFPRGEIEVEISELAIPGARFSLESAIDPDVGMNTLQTYTLHPTDHFNLNIQSRADGSKNVEMVLQTALDREKKMNHYLTLTAVDGGKPQRSGTVKIHVLVLDANDNAPVFSQSSYKTSVVENAAKGTLVTTVSATDADESSHNIQYYFEHPSATVKALFVVDSESGEVRVTGEIDYEKHKQFKIKVTAKDHGGLTDSSEILIDVIDINDNTPKITIISFFSALPEDAGIGTVVAMINVQDFDSGDNGRVVCSIDRDLPFKIESSLTNDYSLVTDSTLDREQTQEYNITITATDGGSPFLSAKETLTLKISDVNDHAPQFEQPAYNAYVLENNSPSLSIISVKAEDADWGQNARVSYFIDDGSLNGDPLTSYVSINSDSGVIYAAKSFDFEQLKSFKIQVKAQDGGSPPLSSNTTLNIFIQDQNDNAPQILYPVQTSSSVVAEMVPRSADVGYLVTKVVAVDVDSGQNAWLSYKLQKATDRALFEVGAQNGEIRTVRQVTDKDAVKHRLTVVVEDNGQPSRSATVIVNVAVADSFPEVISEFTNFNHDTTYSDNLTFYLILALAVVSVLFIFSLTAIISVKIYRWRQNRLFYKSAPNLPVIPYYPPVYADGTLQRVYNYEMCGTTDSRMSDIKFVRPYSQNTLVNMSRAGTVQREKKEQEEDADLSFEMCIRKED; encoded by the exons ATGGCGTTGACAGTGTCGGCTCAGCTGGCTGTAGGACAGATCCGCTACTCTATTCCCGAAGAAATGACAGTAGGATCTTTTGTTGGAAACATTGGCACGGACCTTGGGCTTGAGCCCAAAAGGCTGGTTTCGGGAAAAGGGCGAGTTTTCACGACTGGCGGCAGTGAGTATGTTGGACTGGAGAGGGACAAAGGGCATTTGATcgtgaaagaaagaatagacCGTGAGCAATTATGTGGGGAACTGTCGGTCTGTAGTATCAGCTTTAATATGATATTAGAAAACCCGGTAGAGCTTTTCCGCGTTCATGTGGATATACTGGACATCAACGACAATAGCCCCGTATTTCCAAGGGGTGAAATAGAAGTAGAAATCAGTGAGTTAGCTATTCCGGGAGCGCGATTTTCACTTGAGAGTGCGATAGATCCAGATGTTGGTATGAATACTTTACAGACATATACGCTGCATCCAACTGATCATTTTAATCTAAACATTCAAAGCAGAGCAGATGGCAGTAAAAACGTAGAGATGGTTCTTCAAACCGCTCTCGACcgggaaaagaaaatgaaccaTTACCTAACGCTCACTGCTGTCGACGGTGGAAAACCTCAAAGATCAGGAACTGTAAAAATCCATGTCTTAGTTCTTGATGCTAACGACAATGCCCCTGTATTTAGCCAGTCGTCTTACAAGACATCTGTTGTCGAAAATGCGGCGAAAGGGACTCTTGTCACAACAGTCAGCGCGACGGACGCAGACGAGTCAAGTCATAATATACAGTATTATTTTGAACATCCAAGTGCTACTGTGAAAGCATTATTTGTGGTCGACTCTGAATCGGGAGAGGTTCGGGTCACAGGAGAAATAGATTATGAGAAACACAAGCAATTTAAGATTAAAGTAACTGCTAAAGATCATGGAGGTTTAACTGATTCAAGCGAAATTCTGATTGATGTTATCGATATAAATGATAACACACCCAAAATAACTATTATATCTTTTTTTAGTGCTCTACCGGAGGATGCAGGTATTGGCACAGTTGTCGCCATGATCAATGTCCAAGATTTTGACTCTGGCGACAATGGTAGGGTCGTGTGCTCTATAGATCGGGACCTTCCATTCAAAATCGAATCGTCGTTAACGAACGACTACAGTCTCGTGACGGATTCAACACTGGACAGAGAGCAGACGCAAGAATATAATATAACCATAACCGCAACTGATGGAGGAAGTCCGTTTTTGTCTGCTAAAGAAACTTTAACCTTAAAAATATCAGACGTAAATGACCATGCACCTCAGTTCGAACAGCCAGCGTATAATGCATATGTCCTTGAGAACAATTCTCCGTCTTTGTCTATCATTTCTGTTAAAGCTGAGGATGCTGACTGGGGACAAAACGCTAGAGTGTCTTATTTCATTGATGATGGAAGTTTAAATGGAGACCCTCTAACCTCATATGTGTCTATTAattcagacagtggagtcaTTTATGCTGCaaaatcatttgattttgaacaaCTAAAATCATTCAAGATACAAGTGAAAGCTCAAGATGGGGGCTCACCACCTCTAAGCAGTAATACAACACTCAATATTTTCATCCAAGACCAGAACGACAATGCACCTCAGATTCTGTACCCTGTGCAGACAAGCAGCTCAGTGGTAGCTGAAATGGTGCCTCGTTCAGCAGATGTTGGCTACCTCGTCACTAAAGTTGtggctgttgatgtggactctggacagaatgcctggctctcctataaactacagaaagccacagacagggctctgtttgaagtcggagcacagaatggagaaatcagaacagtgcgtcaggtcactgataaagatgctgtgaaacacagactcactgttgtgGTGGAAGATAATGGACAACCCTCTCGTTCAGCTACAGTCATTGTCAATGTTGCCGTGGCCGACAGTTTCCCTGAGGTCATCTCAGAGTTCACCAACTTTAACCATGACACAACATACAGTGAcaatctgactttttatttaattttggctctggctgtggtttcagtactcttcatcttctctctaactgccatcatttcagtcaaaatctaTAGATGGAGGCAGAACAGGTTATTTTATAAATCTGCACCAAATCTACCAGTGATTCCATATTACCCGCCAGTCTATGCCGATGGTACTTTACAGCGCGTGTATAATTATGAGATGTGTGGAACAACTGATTCCAGGATGAGTGACATCAAGTTTGTCAGGCcttacagtcagaacacactggTGAATATGAGTCGTGCAggaactgtacagagagaaaagaaagaacaggaggaggatGCTGATCTCTCCTTCGAG ATGTGTATTAGGAAAGAGGATTAG
- the LOC115828927 gene encoding protocadherin gamma-A11-like, producing the protein MRRKGFFQTWPLCIVIAFTLSAHMATGQIRYSIPEEMTVGSFVGNIGTDLGLEPKRLVSGKARVFTADGSEYVGLDKEKGDLIVKQRIDREQLCGELSACSVSFNVILENPMELYRVNVDILDINDNSPVFPKGEIQLEISEAALPGAHFSLESAIDPDVGFNTLQKYTLHPTDHFNLNIQSRADGSENVEMVLQTALDREKTTNHYLTLTAVDGGKPQRSGTVKIHVLVLDANDNAPVFSQSSYKTSVVENAAKGTLVTTVSATDEDESNHNIQYYFERPSATVKALFTIDSESGEVRLKGEIDYEKHKQFKIKVTAKDHGGLTGSSEILIDVIDVNDNTPKITIMSFSSALPEDTGIGTVVAMMNVQDLDSGDNGRVTCSIDRDFPFKIESSLTNDYSLVTDSTLDRELTQEYNITITAADRGSPSLSSKKLLTLKISDVNDHAPEFQQQTYNAYILENNSPSMSIISVKAEDADWGPNARVSYFIADGDLNGHPLTSYVSINSDSGVIYAVKSFDFEQLKSFKIQVKAQDGGSPPLSSNTTLNIFIQDQNDNAPQILYPVQTSSSVVAEMVPRSADVGYLVTKVVAVDVDSGQNAWLSYKLQKATDRALFEVGAQNGEIRTVRQVTDKDAVKHRLTVVVEDNGQPSRSATVIVNVAVADSFPEVISEFTNFNHDTTYSDNLTFYLILALVVVSVLFIFSLIAIISVKIYRWRQNRLFYKSAPNLPVIPYYPPVYADGTLQRVYNYEMCGTTDSRMSDIKFVRPYSQNTLVNMSRAGTVQREKKEQEEDADLSIEVRNLFTVLIYLAFSGIHCSHFGPQNRTDSCYD; encoded by the coding sequence ATGAGAAGAAAAGGCTTCTTTCAAACATGGCCATTGTGCATCGTCATCGCGTTTACACTGTCTGCTCATATGGCGACGGGACAGATCCGTTACTCTATTCCCGAGGAAATGACAGTAGGATCTTTTGTTGGAAACATTGGCACGGACCTTGGGCTTGAGCCGAAAAGACTGGTTTCGGGAAAAGCACGAGTTTTCACTGCTGACGGCAGTGAGTATGTTGGACTGGATAAGGAGAAAGGGGATTTGATCGTGAAACAAAGAATAGACCGTGAGCAGTTATGTGGGGAACTATCGGCTTGCAGTGTCAGCTTCAATGTGATATTAGAAAATCCGATGGAGCTTTATCGCGTTAATGTGGATATACTGGATATCAACGACAACAGCCCTGTATTTCCAAAGGGTGAGATACAACTTGAAATTAGCGAGGCAGCTCTTCCCGGAGCACACTTTTCTTTAGAGAGTGCGATAGATCCAGATGTTGGTTTTAATACCTTACAAAAATATACGCTGCATCCAACTGATCATTTTAATCTAAATATTCAAAGCAGAGCCGATGGCAGTGAAAATGTAGAGATGGTTCTTCAAACAGCTCTAGACCGAGAGAAGACAACGAACCATTACTTAACGCTCACTGCTGTCGACGGTGGAAAACCTCAAAGATCAGGAACTGTAAAAATCCATGTCTTAGTTCTTGATGCTAACGATAATGCCCCTGTATTCAGCCAGTCATCCTACAAGACATCTGTTGTCGAAAATGCAGCGAAAGGGACTCTTGTCACAACAGTTAGCGCGACGGATGAGGATGAGTCAAATCATAATATACAGTATTATTTTGAACGCCCGAGTGCTACCGTGAAAGCTTTATTTACAATCGATTCTGAATCGGGTGAGGTCAGGCTCAAGGGAGAAATAGATTATGAGAAACACAAGCAATTTAAGATTAAAGTAACAGCTAAAGACCATGGTGGCTTAACTGGTTCAAGTGAAATTCTAATCGATGTTATAGATGTAAATGATAACACTCCAAAAATAACTATTATGTCGTTTTCTAGTGCTCTTCCCGAGGACACAGGTATTGGCACAGTTGTCGCCATGATGAATGTCCAAGATCTTGACTCTGGCGACAATGGTAGGGTCACGTGTTCTATAGATCGGGACTTTCCGTTCAAAATAGAATCGTCTTTAACGAATGACTACAGTCTGGTGACGGACTCAACACTGGACAGAGAACTGACACAAGAATATAATATTACCATAACTGCAGCTGATAGAGGCAGTCCATCCCTTTCAAGTAAAAAGCTACTCACCTTAAAAATATCAGACGTCAATGACCATGCACCAGAGTTCCAACAGCAAACGTATAACGCATACATCTTGGAAAACAATTCCCCATCTATGTCTATTATTTCTGTTAAAGCTGAAGATGCCGACTGGGGACCAAATGCCAGGGTGTCTTATTTCATTGCTGATGGGGATTTAAACGGACACCCTCTGACATCATATGTGTCTATAAattcagacagtggagtcaTTTATGCCGTAAAGtcatttgattttgaacaaCTAAAATCGTtcaaaatacaagtgaaagCTCAAGACGGGGGCTCACCTCCTCTAAGCAGCAATacaacactgaatattttcatcCAGGACCAGAACGACAATGCACCTCAGATTCTATACCCTGTGCAGACAAGCAGCTCAGTGGTAGCTGAAATGGTGCCTCGTTCAGCAGATGTTGGCTACCTTGTCACTAAAGTTGtggctgttgatgtggactctggacagaatgcctggctctcctataaactacagaaagccacagacagggctctgtttgaagttggagcacagaatggagaaatcagaacagtgcgtcaggtcactgataaagatgctgtgaaacacagactcactgttgtgGTGGAAGATAATGGACAACCCTCTCGTTCAGCTACAGTCATTGTCAATGTTGCCGTGGCCGACAGTTTCCCTGAGGTCATCTCAGAGTTCACCAACTTTAACCATGACACAACATACAGTGAcaatctgactttttatttgattttggctCTGGTTGTGGTTTCAGTACTCTTCATCTTCTCACTAATTgccatcatttcagtcaaaatctaCAGATGGAGGCAGAACAGGTTATTTTATAAATCTGCACCGAATCTACCAGTGATTCCATATTACCCACCAGTCTATGCTGATGGTACTTTACAGCGTGTGTATAATTATGAGATGTGTGGAACAACTGATTCCAGGATGAGTGACATCAAGTTTGTCAGGCcttacagtcagaacacactggTGAATATGAGTCGTGCAggaactgtacagagagaaaagaaagaacaggaggaggatGCTGATCTGTCCATAGAGGTGAGAAATCTTTTTACTGTCCTGATTTATTTAGCCTTTTCCGGTATTCACTGCAGTCACTTTGGTCCTCAGAACAGGACAGATTCATGCTATGACTGA